GCAAGCCCAGAGATAGTTATATTACCAAATGCAGCTATCCAAGGAGCAAAGCTATTTACACATTGCCATGTGTTACAACTTTCCATATTCATTCAATATTTATTTTTTGTCTGTAAAGTTTGATTATATCCAGTTGTCTTGATTGATAGCAACAATTTCTAAGCTGCAATCTGTTGATAATCGATCTCTGGAATACCCACCCATTCCTTAGCGTGTTCAATTGTCATACTGCAAAGCTGACCATCCTCATCTAAATCCAATAAAGTATTCTCATCTAAATCTCGCGTTTCCGCAGGTGTTTTCTGAAAAAAGACGATGTACAGAGTGTCAGCATCTGCAAAATATCTTATTTTCATGCTTTTGTCTTTTAAATTTTGGCAATTCATTAAAACGCCTTTACTAACCCTGCTTGCTTTAAAACAGCATTAGCCGTATGTCGAGACTTGATCGCTTTATCGACAACAAACCTCCGTTCGGTAATTGGGCTATACCAAATCTCATGATCCCCCTTCCCATGACGCTCAAAGTAGCAACTTGCCTCTAGAAGCAGTTTCTTTAATTCGGGAGTAAAGGAACTTGCCATACTTTAAGCCACCTGAATTAATTCTTGCCGATGAGTTACTAATTCAAACGAGATCACCTTCCGTTGATCATCAATAGCCATGTGATGATTAGCGGCAAGTAATTCGGGAATCATCTGCTTGAGCTTATTAGTCAGCCGATCGAGGTTATCAGCTTCCGTCACCAAGCCAAGAATATCTGGACTCTCAGCAACCCAGACCTGAGCCTCTTGATCCCAAAACGCCTCAATTTTGTAATGACTAGTCATGCACAACAACCGATTAACTTAGTTTTTATTATAGCTATTGATGAAGACGCGATCGCCTTACTCATAAGCCCGTCAACAAGCAATCAAGTGATTTTTCCAAAGAAATGAATAGGCGATCGCCTTGTATATTTCTTTGGATGACGTTAAATAGCTAATATCTAAGTAAAATAGGTAACAAATTAAAAATCTAAAGGTGTCAATTATGACCCAAGCATTACACACCGCCATTGAGTCAGTTAACGCGCTGAGTCTAGAAGAAAAACACCAACTCTGGTTAATTCTTGACGAAGCGATCGCCCAAGCTGAAGAACAAGACTGGTTAGAAGACGACGAAACTGTTGAAGAAATTCAGCAAGTGCGCGAGGAATATCGAAAAGGTGAATACATCACATTTCATCAGTATCTTGCTCAGAACTAGTCATGACTTACACAATCATCGTCACCAAGTCTATCCAAAAAGATCTGGACAATCTTCCTAATGACATAAAATCTAGAGTTTACAGCTAGATATCACAACTATCTGAAGATCCGCGTCCTGATGGCGTAACCAAGTTAAAAGGTTATGAAAATGAATATCGGATTAGAATCGGTGATTATCGAATTCGTTATGAAATTCTTGATAAAGATGAAACTATTTTGTTGCTGCAATGTAAACATAGACGAGAAGTTTACAAAAATCGTTAAATAGCGATCGCCACACTCATAACCCTGTCAGCAAGCAATCAAGCGATTTTACCCGTGAAATGAATAGGCGATCGCCTTTTGTCAATCTCTGATTTTGAGCAATCTCTAAAAGCACCTGATAGAGAATAATTTCAGGAGATTCTTTGATATCATCACCAAAATAAGTCTCAATCATCTCAATTCGCTAAGCTGCATCTGATTGAGACAAAGCATTTCGTACAAGCCTGACCAAATCATAAAATCTGCATCATCTCCTAAAACACCTTGAGAGAATCTCTCTTGAAAATCTTCAGAGGTCATTTGGTATTTCTGTTCAAATTCTTTTAGATCCAATCGCAAGTTTAAGCTCCCTTTCTGTAATTCTGCAATTTGATAGGAAATAATATTCCTTGCAAACATCTCAGTATCTTGTACCTGACTTAAAATTTTTCTAAGTCTTTGTTCTGTTTGCGGTTGAACAGATAGATGAAAGTCAATCATAGGTTTTTTGTTTTTGAAATCAGGATGATAAACTTTATTTTAAACTTTAAGATAACGCATAAACCGCGATCGCTAAGCCACGGCAAACTCAGTTAACTTCCGAGTCTCAGGATCATGAAAAGCCAAAACAATATCAGACTTAGGGATACCTTCCGTTAACAACTCATTAGCAATCCCCTCCTCAGTCCAATCA
This genomic stretch from Pseudanabaena galeata CCNP1313 harbors:
- a CDS encoding DUF2283 domain-containing protein; the encoded protein is MKIRYFADADTLYIVFFQKTPAETRDLDENTLLDLDEDGQLCSMTIEHAKEWVGIPEIDYQQIAA
- a CDS encoding type II toxin-antitoxin system HicA family toxin, which gives rise to MASSFTPELKKLLLEASCYFERHGKGDHEIWYSPITERRFVVDKAIKSRHTANAVLKQAGLVKAF
- a CDS encoding DUF1902 domain-containing protein, with the protein product MTSHYKIEAFWDQEAQVWVAESPDILGLVTEADNLDRLTNKLKQMIPELLAANHHMAIDDQRKVISFELVTHRQELIQVA